One Streptomyces formicae genomic window, GTTCTCCAGTTCGACGCGCAGCAGGGCGCGGGGGGCCGCCATGAGGTGGTCCACCGCCTCGTCGACGGATGCCGTGTCCCCCATCAGGCTCATCGCGTCGAGCAGCGGACCGTGGTGGGGCGTCAACGCTGCGAGCGGGCCTGCCTGTTCGCCCACCCGCCCGCGTACCGACACGTACCAGCGGCGGAAGGCGGGGCTGGACCCGCGGCTCCTCAGCAGCCGCACGGTGTCGAAGGTCTCCGCCGCCACGCCGATCGTCGTGGCCACGCGGGTCCGCGCCAGGTCCTCCGCCGTGAAGTGAATGCGTTTCACCTAGCGCCCCGTCCCCCGCGTCACCGCCTCGCCCGAACAGTCTCGGCTCCCCGCGGACCTCACGCAATGATCAATCAGGCCCTCTGCCCGGCCAACTCGGCCCACTGCACGGTCCGCCCGCACCACCGCTCCAGCAACACCCGGTCATGGCCCACGGCGAGGAGCCCCGCCCCGGACTCCGCCCGGTACGCCTCCACCGCGTGCACCAGCGCAGCCGTCGTGGAAGCGTCGAGCATCGCCGTCATCTCGTCGCAGATCAGCCAGCGCGGGCGCAGCACCAGGGCGCGGGCCAGGCACGCCCGTTGCAACTGGCCGTCGCTCACCTCGTGGGGCCGCCTCCCCAGCAGATCCGCGCCGAGCCCGACGACGGGCGTCAACTCCGCGACGCGCGCGGCCGCTTCGGAGCCCCGGCCCACGGCCCGCAACGGCTCCGCGATGAGATCGGTCAGGGAAAGGCGGGGGTCGGCGGACAGCCTGGGCTGCTGGAAGACGACGCCGAAGGCGGTCCGCTGCGAGCGCGGCGCCCGGTGGCGCCAGCCCCCCGCGGCCTCGCCGTCGATGACGACCTGCCCCGCGTCGGGCCGGTGCAGCAACGCGGCGACCCGCGCGAGCGTCGACTTACCGCAACCGCTCGGGCCGAGCAGGCCCACGGACTCACCGGGGGCGATGGTGAGGTCCACCCCCCTGACGACGGGGTCCCCGCGGTCGTATCCGGCCGTGATGGCACGCAGTTCAAGCACGGGGCGCCTCCAGCACGTCCACGTGGGGATGGTGGCAGGCGGCGCCCCCGGTGAGCGCGGGCACCACGGCGCACGCCTCGTCCGCACGTCCGCAGCGGGCGGCGAACGCGCAGCCTTCGGGGAGCGCGGACAGCTCGGGCGGCATGCCGGGAATGGGCGTGAACTCCCGCTCCGGCAGGGCGTTCAGGAGACCTCGGGCGTAGGGGTGCGCGGGGCCCGGCGTGCCGAAGAACGCCTCGGCGTCGGTGAGTTCGACGACGCGGCCCGCGTACATCACCGCGACCCGGTCGGCGATCCGTTCGGCGGCGGCCAGGTCGTGGGTGATCAGGAGCATCGACCGGTCGTCGCCGACGTGCCGCTTCAGCTCGTCGACGGTGCGCTCCACGAGGTCCCTGTCGAGTCCGGTGGTGGGCTCGTCGGCGAGCAGCAGCGGCGCGTCGCCGATCAGCGCGAGCGCGGTGGCGGCGCGCTGGGCGAGGCCGCCGGACAGTTCGTGCGGGTAGCGGTCGAGGTGCCCTGCGGGGAACGCCGCGCGCTCGGCGGCCGCCTCGGCGGCGGTCCTCAACCGCGGCCTGCGCACGCCCATGAGCTCCCGCAGCGTCTCCTCCAGTTGGGAGCGCACGGTCCGTACGGGCGTCAGGTGCGCGGCGGGACTCTGCGGTACGAGGCCGACGCGCCGCCCCCGTACGGTGCGGGCGAGGGTCCGCTCGTCGGCGGTGAGCAGATCGGTGTCGCCGAGGAGTGCGGACCCGGCGGTCTCCGCGTTCTGCGGGAGCAGCCCGAGCAGCGCGGAGGCGAGCACGGACTTGCCGCAGCCGCTCTCGCCGACCAGGGCGAGGCACTCCCCCGCCGCGAGGTCGAAGGTGGCGTCGGTGACGGCGGCGACGTGGCCCCCGCCGCGCATGCGGAAGCGTACGGAGAGGCCCTGTACGGACAGGACGGGGACCGTCACAGCATGAGCTCCGATCGGCGCCGGGGATTGATCCGTTCCCGCCAGGCGCCCGCCAGACCGGCGATCGCCAGGGTGGGCACGATGATGAACAGGCCGGGGAAGAGCGTCGGCCACCAGTCGCCCGCGAGCAGCGAGCCGCGCGCGCTCTGCACCAGGGTGCCGAGGCTGGCCTGGTGGGTGGGGAGTCCGAGGCCGAGGAAGGACAGCGCGGACTCGTGCCAGATGGCGTGCGGCACCATCAGGACGGCGGCGAGGCCGGCCTGCGGCAGCACGCCGGGCAGCAGGTGCCGCAGGGTGACGCGCAGCCGCGACGCGCCGCCGGAGATCGCCGCGTCGATGTAGGGGCGCGAGCGCAGGGAGAGCACCTCGGCGCGCACGATGCGGGCGGTGGAGAGCCAGTGCGTGAGCGCCACGGAGACGACGACGGGCCAGACGCCCGGCCGGAACATCGCGACGATGAAGATGCCGAGCAGCAGGTGCGGCACGGACGAGAAGACGTCCACGAGCCGCATCACGACCCGGTCCACCCAGCCCCCGGAGGCGGCGGCGAGGGCGCCCACCGCGGTGCCGATGACGGTGGCGACCACGGCCGCGACGACGCCCACGAGGAGCGAGACCCGCAGCCCGTACACGCAGCGCAGCAGCAGGTCACGGCCGACGTCGTCGGTCCCGAAGGGGTGCTCCCACGACGGCGGCCTGAGCTTCGACGCCAGGTCGACGGCCTGTTCGTCGAGGTGGACGAGGGGCGGTACGACCAGGACGGCGAGGACGAAGGCGGCGACGAGCACCGCGGAGGAACGCACCCGCCACGCGCGCGTGGAGCGGCGCACGCCGCCGTGCCGGCGCCAGACGATGTCAGCCATCGAAACCCACCCTCGGATCGGCGAGGCCGTACAGGAGGTCGGCCACGAGGTTGCCGAGCAGGACCGCGGCGGTGGCCAGCGCGGTCAGCGCGGCGAGCAGCGGGAAGTCCACGGCGGTCGCGGCCTGCACGGTGGCCGCGGCGATGCCCGGCCAGCTGAAGACGGTCTCCACCAGGAGCGCCCCGGTGATGAGTTCGGGCACGCGCGAGCCGATGAGGGTGAGCACCGGCAGCATGCCGGAGCGCAGCGCGTGCCCGAGCAGGACGGTGCGCTCGGCGAGGCCACGCGCGCGTGCCCCGCGCACGGGGTCGTCGCCCAGCGCGTCGCCGACCCCTTGGCGTACGTACAGGACGAACCAGGGAAGCTGCGAGACGGCGAGCACGCCCGCGGGCAGCACCAGATGGCTGGCGACCTGTCCCGCGGTCACGGTCGAGCTTGCCGTGTCGGTCAGACCGCCGGAGGGCAGCACGCCCAGCTTGAGCGAGAACAGCCAGACGGCGAGCAGCCCGAGCCAGAACGGCGGCGCGGCTTCGAGGGTGTAGGCGAGCGAAGTGACGAGGCGGTCGAGCCAGCCGCCGGGGCGGCGCGCGGCGAGCACGCCGAGGGCGGTGCCGACCAGGATCGCCACGAGGAACGCGGTGGCGGCGAGCAGCACGGACCAGCCGACGCGTTCGCCGATGACGTCGGCGACGGGCTGGCGCAGGGTGCTGGAGTCGCCGAAGTCGCCGGTGAGGGCGGCGGTGAGCCAGTCCCACCACTGGGCGGCGAGCGGCTTGTCGACGCCGAGGTTGGCGCGCAGCTGGTCGAGGTTCTCCTGCGACGCGGTGAGTCCCGCCGTGCCCGCGTACGCCTTGACGGGGTCGAAGGGCGAAGCGGCGGCGATGGCGAAGACGCCGAAGGTGACGATGAGCAGCACGGGCACGGCGAACAGGGCCCGCCGTGCCGTGAGCCGTGCCATCGGCCCCCAGGGAAGGCGGCGGCCCGCCGCCTTCTCCGGGGCCTTCGTTATCGCTGAGGTCACTTCTCCGGCTGCCAGTCCTCGACGTTCCACCAGGGCCCGGAGGCCAGGCCGTGGTCGTGCGGCTCGACCTGGGTGCTCAGGTCGCCGAAGCGCTTGTCGACGACGTAGAGGTGGTCGATGTGGGTGAGGAAGGTGTAGCCGGGGTTCTTCACCAGTTCGCGCTGGATGGTGTCGTAGGCGGCCTGGCGCTTGTCGCGGTCGCCGCTCTTGCGGGCGTCCTCCAGAGCCTTGTCGACCTTGGCGTTGTCGTAGTGCGCCATGTTGTTGAAGCCGTCACCCGCGAGGGAGGACTTCAGGAGGGTGTACTGGTCGAAGTCCGGGTCGGCCGGGGAGCCGCCGCCGCCGAGGACCGCGTCCTCGGGCATGAGGGGCTCGATGACCTCCCAGGTGCCGGACTGCACCTGGACCTTGATGCCGAGCTTCTTGGCGTCGGAGGCGTAGGCGAGTGCGTGGTCCTGGCGGAGCTTGTCGCCCGCGAGGTACCAGAGGTTGAACTTCGCCCGGGCGCCGTCCTTCTCGCGGATGCCGTCCTTGCCCGGCTTCCACCCGGCGTCGTCGAGGAGCTTCTTGGCCTTGGCGGCGTCGAACTTCCGCTCGGTGCCCTTGGTGAACCAGGGGCTGTCGGTCGGGACGGGCCCGTAGGCCTCCTTGCCCGCGCCGTCCAGGATCGAGTCGACCATGGCCTTGCGGTTCACGCCGATGTCGAGGGCGCGGCGGATGTCGGTGTCGCCCGTGATCTTGTTGCCGGTGGGCAGCGTCACCACGCGGTAGTCGAAGGTCTTGGCGGCGTACGTCTTCTTGCTGTCGTTGCCCGCGTACTTCTTGGCGAGGTTGGGCGGCAGGATGGCGCCGTCGAGCTCACCGGCGTCGAGGCGGGTCGCGCGGACGTCGTCGTCCTTGATGATCGCCATCGTGAAGTTCTTGATCTTCGGCGCGCCGCCCCAGTAGTCGGGGTTGGCCTTGAAGGTGAGCTTGTCGTTCTTGGTCCACTTGACGAGCTCGTAGGGGCCGGTGCCGATCGGCTTGGTGGTGAAGTCGCCGGTGTTCACGTCCTGCTTGCCCGCGATGTGCTCGGGCGCGATGGGCAGCACGGTGCGCTCGGCGAACGGCGCGTAGGGGTACTTGAGGTGGAAGACGACGCCGTCGTCCCCCTTCGCCTCGACGCTCTTGACCGCGTCCAGCTCGGTCTTGGAGGCGTTGTTGGTCTTCTTGTCGAGGATCGTCTCGTACGTGAAGACGACGTCCTTGGCCGAGAAGGGCTTGCCGTCGCTGAACGTGACGCCCTTGCGCAGCTTGTACGTGTAGGTCTTGCCGTCGTCGGTGACCTTGGGCAGCTCGGCGGCGAGCGCGGGCTTGAGCTTCATGTCAGCGTCGTGCGTGAGCAGCCCGTCGAAGATCTTCGAGTTGCCGTCCTTGCCGTAGCCGAGGAGCGGGCTGAGGGTCTCCGGCTCGTAGGCGATGCCGACGACCGCCGAGTCCTTGGCGCCGTTCCCGCCCGCGCCGTCGCCCGGCGACGAGCACGCGGAGGCCGCGACCGCTATCGAGACGGCCGCCGCCAGTCCACCCGTGCCCCGTATCGATCGGGCCCTCATGCCCCACACCCTTACTGAAGATCAACCGTTATTGCGAACAGCTCGCAATTATGCCTTATGTAATGCGGGCGTAAAACGCGCAGCCCGCACCCGGTACGTGCATAACCCATTAAAACTGGCCACCCCCTGGTCCTGACGGGTCCGCCTCGGCCACGTCCCCTCTCCGGTGCCCGTTCGGTCACCCCTCCCTGCCCTCGGGCCCCTGGTTCACAGGCCCCGCACCACGTATGCATGAAGGGACGTCATGGGCAGCGTGGGAAGAGGGACCTTGCACCAGCACGACAACGCACGGCAGCGCGGATCCGGGCGGGGGAACACGCCCGCGCGCAAGGCCGGGGACGCGACAGGAACCCCCCGCGAGCGGCTGCTCGCCCTCCAGGCCGACGCGGGCAACGCCGCCGTCGTGCAGATGCTGCGCGCGACGGGCCACGCCCCGGAGCAGGAGGAGCACCGGCACGGCGCCGGGTGCGGACACCAGCAGGCCGAACAGCCCGCCGTGCAGCGCTCCGCCGTGCACGACGTGCTGCGCGGCAGCGGCCGCCCCCTCGACGAGGCCACCCGCACCGACATGGAGGCCAGGCTCGGCGCGGACTTCTCCGATGTCCGCATCCACGACGACAGCGCCGCCAAGTCCTCGGCCGCCGAGGTCGGCGCCCGCGCGTACACCTCCGGCAGCCACGTCGTCATCGGTGACGGCGGCAACGACCGGCACACCCTCGCCCACGAGCTGACCCACGTCATCCAGCAGCGCAGCGGGCCCGTCGCGGGCACCGACAACGGCAACGGTCTGCGCGTCTCCGACCCGTCGGACCGGTTCGAGCGCGAGGCGGAGAGCAACGCGCACCGGGTGCTCTCGGGTCCGGCACCGGAGGCCCCGGTGGCCGGAGCGGACGTGCAGCGCGCCCCCGCCACGGCGGGCGGCCACGCCGTCCAGCGCGTCGCCGACGCCCCCTGGCGGGCTTCGAGCGGCACCCGGATCCTGGACATCATCGTCGGCGGCGGCAACGACTCCGACAGCCCCCGACGGGTGCTCGGCGGCTTCGAGTTCGGCCCCGAGTGCCGCAACAACGGCGGCAACAACCTCATCTCGCGCCCCAAGGCCGTGACCGTCAGCCACGAGGGCAGGAGCGCCCGGCTCGCCGTGCATCTCAACGTGATGCTCGTCCTCGGCAACGAGACGGGGAACAGCGGCGCGTCGGCGGTGAAGATCAAGGGCACGCACTTCCACCTGACCGCGCGCCCGCTGGACGGCCAGAACCTCATCGAGGACGCGGGGGCATCCGTCCTCACCGCCCAGGACTCCATCCACGTCGGCCCCGGCAACGCCGAGGCGGGCTGGAACAACCGGCCGGGGAACACGGCCAACCTCGCCGCCGCCGTCGGCGTGCCCGCGGACCAGATCGTCGCCGGGCTCCAGGACCGCTACCCCGCCGCCGACACCGTCTCGATCGCGCAGCAGTTCGCACGGGACGCGGGCCGCGCCGTCATCCACGGCCTGAAGCCGGAGAAGGTCACCGTGACCTGGGAGGGCGACAACTCCTTCCCCGTGTGACGCCTCGTGGCCGTCCCGCTGCCGGGCCGTCTTCGGACGGCCCGGCAGCGGGACCGGGGCCTCAGGGAGCCCGCAGGTCCACCAGCTCCGCGAGCGCCTCGCGGTGGCGTCCCGCCGTGCCGAAGGCGATCGAGTCGGCCTTGGCCCGCTTGAGGCACAGGTGCACGGGGTGCTCCCACGTCATGCCGATGCCGCCGTGCAACTGGAGCGCCTCCTCGGCGGCGCGCACCGCGACGGGCGCCGCGTACGACTGCGCGAGGGCCGCCGCGACGTCCGCGTCCGCGCTCCCCGTGGCGAGCGCGTCGGCCGCGTTCCTGGCCGCCGCGCGGACGCCCACGACCTCGAGCCAGAGCTGGGCGAGCCGGTGCTTGAGCGCCTGGAAGGAGCCGACGGGCCGGTTGAACTGGTGCCGTTCCTTCGTGTAGCGGACGGTCTCGGTCAAACACCATTCGGCGATGCCGAGTTGTTCGGAGGCGAGCAGCGCGGCCCCGGCCCGCAGCCCCGCGCGGACCGCCGCCGCCGCGTCCGGCGTCAGCAGGCGCGCGCGTGCCGCGTCGAAGCTCACGGTGGCGAGCGGCCGCGTCAGGTCGAGCGAGACCTGCGGGGTGACGGTGACGCCGTCCTGCGCGGTGTCGACCGCGTAGAGGGCGCCGTCGGCGGGGACGAGCAGCACATCGGCGCCGGTGGCGTCCGCGATGCCGGTCAACTCGCCGTGCAGCGCGCCGTCTTCGTGCCGTACGCCGGTCAGTGGCGCGCCGGGCGCGACGGCGAGGCCGACGGCGAGCACCCCGATCACCCGCCCCGTGGCGAGCG contains:
- a CDS encoding ABC transporter ATP-binding protein; protein product: MLELRAITAGYDRGDPVVRGVDLTIAPGESVGLLGPSGCGKSTLARVAALLHRPDAGQVVIDGEAAGGWRHRAPRSQRTAFGVVFQQPRLSADPRLSLTDLIAEPLRAVGRGSEAAARVAELTPVVGLGADLLGRRPHEVSDGQLQRACLARALVLRPRWLICDEMTAMLDASTTAALVHAVEAYRAESGAGLLAVGHDRVLLERWCGRTVQWAELAGQRA
- a CDS encoding ABC transporter ATP-binding protein gives rise to the protein MRGGGHVAAVTDATFDLAAGECLALVGESGCGKSVLASALLGLLPQNAETAGSALLGDTDLLTADERTLARTVRGRRVGLVPQSPAAHLTPVRTVRSQLEETLRELMGVRRPRLRTAAEAAAERAAFPAGHLDRYPHELSGGLAQRAATALALIGDAPLLLADEPTTGLDRDLVERTVDELKRHVGDDRSMLLITHDLAAAERIADRVAVMYAGRVVELTDAEAFFGTPGPAHPYARGLLNALPEREFTPIPGMPPELSALPEGCAFAARCGRADEACAVVPALTGGAACHHPHVDVLEAPRA
- a CDS encoding ABC transporter permease; translated protein: MADIVWRRHGGVRRSTRAWRVRSSAVLVAAFVLAVLVVPPLVHLDEQAVDLASKLRPPSWEHPFGTDDVGRDLLLRCVYGLRVSLLVGVVAAVVATVIGTAVGALAAASGGWVDRVVMRLVDVFSSVPHLLLGIFIVAMFRPGVWPVVVSVALTHWLSTARIVRAEVLSLRSRPYIDAAISGGASRLRVTLRHLLPGVLPQAGLAAVLMVPHAIWHESALSFLGLGLPTHQASLGTLVQSARGSLLAGDWWPTLFPGLFIIVPTLAIAGLAGAWRERINPRRRSELML
- a CDS encoding ABC transporter permease — protein: MARLTARRALFAVPVLLIVTFGVFAIAAASPFDPVKAYAGTAGLTASQENLDQLRANLGVDKPLAAQWWDWLTAALTGDFGDSSTLRQPVADVIGERVGWSVLLAATAFLVAILVGTALGVLAARRPGGWLDRLVTSLAYTLEAAPPFWLGLLAVWLFSLKLGVLPSGGLTDTASSTVTAGQVASHLVLPAGVLAVSQLPWFVLYVRQGVGDALGDDPVRGARARGLAERTVLLGHALRSGMLPVLTLIGSRVPELITGALLVETVFSWPGIAAATVQAATAVDFPLLAALTALATAAVLLGNLVADLLYGLADPRVGFDG
- a CDS encoding ABC transporter substrate-binding protein produces the protein MRARSIRGTGGLAAAVSIAVAASACSSPGDGAGGNGAKDSAVVGIAYEPETLSPLLGYGKDGNSKIFDGLLTHDADMKLKPALAAELPKVTDDGKTYTYKLRKGVTFSDGKPFSAKDVVFTYETILDKKTNNASKTELDAVKSVEAKGDDGVVFHLKYPYAPFAERTVLPIAPEHIAGKQDVNTGDFTTKPIGTGPYELVKWTKNDKLTFKANPDYWGGAPKIKNFTMAIIKDDDVRATRLDAGELDGAILPPNLAKKYAGNDSKKTYAAKTFDYRVVTLPTGNKITGDTDIRRALDIGVNRKAMVDSILDGAGKEAYGPVPTDSPWFTKGTERKFDAAKAKKLLDDAGWKPGKDGIREKDGARAKFNLWYLAGDKLRQDHALAYASDAKKLGIKVQVQSGTWEVIEPLMPEDAVLGGGGSPADPDFDQYTLLKSSLAGDGFNNMAHYDNAKVDKALEDARKSGDRDKRQAAYDTIQRELVKNPGYTFLTHIDHLYVVDKRFGDLSTQVEPHDHGLASGPWWNVEDWQPEK
- a CDS encoding DUF4157 domain-containing protein, translated to MHQHDNARQRGSGRGNTPARKAGDATGTPRERLLALQADAGNAAVVQMLRATGHAPEQEEHRHGAGCGHQQAEQPAVQRSAVHDVLRGSGRPLDEATRTDMEARLGADFSDVRIHDDSAAKSSAAEVGARAYTSGSHVVIGDGGNDRHTLAHELTHVIQQRSGPVAGTDNGNGLRVSDPSDRFEREAESNAHRVLSGPAPEAPVAGADVQRAPATAGGHAVQRVADAPWRASSGTRILDIIVGGGNDSDSPRRVLGGFEFGPECRNNGGNNLISRPKAVTVSHEGRSARLAVHLNVMLVLGNETGNSGASAVKIKGTHFHLTARPLDGQNLIEDAGASVLTAQDSIHVGPGNAEAGWNNRPGNTANLAAAVGVPADQIVAGLQDRYPAADTVSIAQQFARDAGRAVIHGLKPEKVTVTWEGDNSFPV
- a CDS encoding acyl-CoA dehydrogenase family protein, yielding MSDLLYTQEEDALRAAVRGLLDDRCDAAAVLARAESDRPHDLELWKTLAGEMGLAGLLVPERLGGQGASHREAAVVLEELGRAVAPVPYLTSAVVATQTLLACESAGAGGGEAAELLGALATGRVIGVLAVGLAVAPGAPLTGVRHEDGALHGELTGIADATGADVLLVPADGALYAVDTAQDGVTVTPQVSLDLTRPLATVSFDAARARLLTPDAAAAVRAGLRAGAALLASEQLGIAEWCLTETVRYTKERHQFNRPVGSFQALKHRLAQLWLEVVGVRAAARNAADALATGSADADVAAALAQSYAAPVAVRAAEEALQLHGGIGMTWEHPVHLCLKRAKADSIAFGTAGRHREALAELVDLRAP